Genomic DNA from Theobroma cacao cultivar B97-61/B2 chromosome 3, Criollo_cocoa_genome_V2, whole genome shotgun sequence:
TAGGTGAATAACTTAcattatattgaaataaaataatataaaaagattaaataaattattttttcttctatttataatagtataaaaatttgaaatttattttgacttaatttttaacttaagCTGAAttcaaattaacaaaataagttgatttagttacaactttcacaatttacaaatacccatgcttttgaaattatttaaaccTTACtcaatttaccttttatttaaatttactcaaaatttcttacaaaatgattttatttaagttcAAATACCACAATCAAATTctactaaattaaaattaaaattatcaaattggatctacaaaaaatttgtaaatacaaaataaaatgatacaaatatttataattatatttaactcTATCAACCATAAATGCAATCTTTAATCCAAGAAATGTCAACCTAAAAATATAAcctaaaatattaaacaaaataaaaacataaaaaataaataattaattaaagagcTAAATAGCTCAGATTCTATGATTATAATAAGAGGTTTGTCATACCAAGATTAAACAAGTCAGaatgaaagattaattttATAGTCAGCACTAACTCTATATCTcccttcttcattttttttttaaaagtaaaataccGTTACTTTCTAAACTTTGATTGAAATTACACAaaagtttattagttttcaaaatggataccccataaaaaaaaatatttttccctGAAAACTTAGGTCTAGTCGTTAGTTAATTGTTAGTATTTTTATCAACTTACTGACGTtgtaagagtaaaaagataattttacacttgattaatttttaaaattactattatataattttttattttttattaattaaaaaaaacctcCCAAGATGGAGAGCACTAGTGCGTCCTTGGGGAGCTCAATCAAGACTCCTAAGGGAGCATCAATCTGGTGCTCCCCTCCCTTGGTCAGTGCTCCCCTTTTTAAGGGAGCACCATTCTAagctcttttcttttgtttaatttttttaaaatataataataattttttaaattaataaaaaaagaaaagacattttaatcttttccTAATCTCTGTTAATAGTGTTTACAGTTTTGAAGCAAAGTGTCTATTTCGAAAACTAATTGATCCGTTTGGAATTTCAACTAAAATTCAAGGGGGTTGGGATATTTTAccctaaaaaaaaactaaataaacctattttgctaatttgaaTTTCGCTCAAGTTAAATACTAAGTCAagtaaattttaaacttttgtaatattatagatgaaagaaaaagaatttatttagtctttttatattatttattctaACATAATGCaagttattcatctaaatttaattttaggtatgaaatttttttataatttttatagaaggagaattcaaacttaatttttacaaagaagataaattaattaatgtacatattctataatcaaataatcaaataagaaaatatttatatatattttttaacaccataaatcttttatacttaaatatttaacttattaataagtatatctatcatttatttaaagatttgtatttttcaaatatttttttcaatttagttcatcaatatctcaattttattcaattgaGTCTctgtattatatatttttattaaatttagtcCCTATGATGTGGCAATGGCACGTCAACATGTCAGTGCCACGTTAACATTGCCACATCATCATATTTAGTGTCATGTGGCACTGCCATGTCCTCACATTGGAGCCATGTGGCATGCCACGTCATCATGTGGGTTGCATATCATTAAAATATGCTACGTCAGCGTCGATATTGACGCAAAAGTCATCCCTGTAAAATTAGATACCGTTATGGGAAGGAACTAAATTGAAACAATTCTCAAAATCAATAGACTAAATTACTTCGATTTTGAGTacagaaattaaaatgaacAAAATGCATAAGTACAAGAACTTGGTGAGTGTTTTGACtattttttcttacttttccTCACTTCTTCCAAGAAAACTATAGTGTAACCCACACTATGCATTCAGGATACAATTATTTGATGtgtgaataaaatataaaattaatttataataataataataataaagataattatcTAAAAACAAATGGTGAACCAATGCATCATTTACAAACATGAAATTACATTGTAATTTATAAAGATAAATATCCAAAAATTAATAGATATTTTGATGGTTATCTGTCGAGTTAACTTGGAGACTATTATcgtattaaaaataaatataaaaattcaaaaatggTGCTACTTCTCTTCTTAAAAACAAACTAAGTTGAaagattaaatatatatatattaattaattacatgtaaaaaagtttaaagtgaaaacaacaataacaaatatagtaaaaaaattagagatttggttaaaaagataaataagttgagaaaataaaaagaaatagaagaagaaaaacaagaaaataggAAGAAAGGAACGAAGAGAAAAACTAAAGCGGAAAAACTAATATTGACAGCAGCATGAAGATTTCACTCCCGACTCCGTCCAAGTCCAGGGCTGCGCCGCCTTGAATCACAGTACAATGACTTAGGGGACAACCCCATAATTCTTTCTATCCTTTTTCTCactttttccaaaaaaataattatcccTCACGGACCATTACACAACAATACCATTTGCTACTTATTTAGCGATCTCATTTTGTTTAACTTGTAATGGTTCAATTACTAGCATGGAAACTACAACGCATTTTACTAAGATCCAGTTAATTGTTCGACTCACTATCATAGAAGTGTTATAGATTTGCGGGTAATCTATGGATGTCTAGATGAGATCGTGTAGAACGCAAAGCTTGTAGGGAAGTTTTGGGGACTATGGCTGTGCCCGTCTACTCTGACTAGTCTGCGTTAGCAGTTAGCTTAGTCGTTTGGCTTGAATTCTAAGTTACAAACACGTGCCTTTTCTCATCAGGAAGAATAAATAGACCATTGAACATTCTTAGTTTTTGTCCTCTGGTCGCTGTAagtctttttcatttttccactTGCCTTTTTCGGAATAACGAATATTGTATTAGTACTATAAATCACGCTCACTCCTGATCGGCAATATCAGACTGTGACTCTGTGCACTTCCTGGTTACCTCAGTGTTTTAACTTACAATTTCTTCTTTCACCTCCAAAAGCAACAAGATGTTGCACACAGCTTACAGCTCGTGTTCATGGCTCTGGAATGCTAGCAACCAGAAAGATGGACTGTTTCGAGCTGCTTTCTCATTTCTGATTGCCATATTAGCAATTTCACTCTGGCACCTTAGGAAGTCGAGGAAGTCAATCGCTCCATTGCCGCCTGGCCCACGTGGCTTGCCATTGGTGGGATATCTTCCATTTCTTGGAACTGATAATCTTCACCTGGTCTTTACAGAACTGGCTGGTGTCTATGGTCCTATCTACAGACTTTGGCTTGGAAACAAACTATGCGTGGTGATTAGCTCACCCTCGCTAGCAAAAGAAGTGGTTCGTGATAACGACATAACATTTTCTGAGCGGGATCCTCCCATTGCTGCACAGATTTGTACCTTTGGCTGcaatgatattgtatttgaCTCCTACAGTACTCCCGACTGGAGAATGAAGCGGAAAGTTCTTGTGCGCGAAATGCTTAGCAATAGTAGCATCAAAGCTTGCCATGGTCTACGGAGAGAACAAGTGATGAAAACCATTACAAATGTGTATAAAAATGCTGGCAAGCCAATTGATTTTGGtgaattatcatttttaacaTCAATCGATGCGGTCATGAGCATGTTGTGGGGAGGCAAACAGGGAGGAGATCAGAAAGGGAATAGCATTTGGACCGACTTTCGAGAGCTTATAACACAATTAATGGTGATATTGGGAAAACCGAACGTTTCTGATATCTTCCCCGTGCTTGCGTGGTTTGACATACAAGGAATTGAgagggaaatgaagaaaatctCTCAATCGTTTGATCAACTTTTCGACTCTATGATTGAAGCAAGAATGAGCGTTGCCaccaaaatggaaaaagatgaTGGAAAGACTGAACAAAAAGACTTCTTGCAGCTTCTTTTGGAACTCAAGGAGAAGGACGATGCCTCATCATCAATTACAATGAATCAACTCAAGGCCCTGTTGATGGTAAGATTGTTCTCTCATAcaccattttttctttttttttttttggatgctaataatttttaatcagGACGTTGTGGTGGGTGGAACCGATACCACATCAACAATGATGGAGTGGACAATGGCAGAGCTAATGCAACATCCAGAAATAATGGAgaaagtgaagaaagaaatag
This window encodes:
- the LOC18606348 gene encoding flavonoid 3'-monooxygenase, yielding MLHTAYSSCSWLWNASNQKDGLFRAAFSFLIAILAISLWHLRKSRKSIAPLPPGPRGLPLVGYLPFLGTDNLHLVFTELAGVYGPIYRLWLGNKLCVVISSPSLAKEVVRDNDITFSERDPPIAAQICTFGCNDIVFDSYSTPDWRMKRKVLVREMLSNSSIKACHGLRREQVMKTITNVYKNAGKPIDFGELSFLTSIDAVMSMLWGGKQGGDQKGNSIWTDFRELITQLMVILGKPNVSDIFPVLAWFDIQGIEREMKKISQSFDQLFDSMIEARMSVATKMEKDDGKTEQKDFLQLLLELKEKDDASSSITMNQLKALLMDVVVGGTDTTSTMMEWTMAELMQHPEIMEKVKKEIADVVGPNSTVEEVHMPNLRYLDAVLKETFRLHPPLPLLVPRCPGQSSTVGGYTIPKGTKVFLNIWSIHRDPHVWDNPSEFQPERFLNDPDKFDYLGNDSRYMPFGSGRRMCAGVSLGEKMLYSTLASLLHAFEWKLPQGAEQDLSGRFGIIMKKMKPLVVIPTPRLSNLEHYLK